One segment of Ziziphus jujuba cultivar Dongzao chromosome 12, ASM3175591v1 DNA contains the following:
- the LOC107429107 gene encoding protein PHYLLO, chloroplastic isoform X5 → MKPVGFLELGLLFTLHGVLLLSQERRQRPKDKLKSICIIFHRYLSNDSTLVMAYGFTDVNFDKELSFMKHEEDCYYFFIPQLELNEYEGTSILAVTLAWCDSSICTFAEAIESYELSLHQATCHICPTEKRCSKSIISTFRKLNVLEDRTLLMVYTNTLSAGGNYVVKDFMELVQKEMSSSRQFCIRLSPTVVVSSNMLDNDSDKCYSVQDCANINAVWASIIIEECFRNGLTYFCVAPGSRSSPLAVAASTHPLITCIACFDERSLAFHAVGYARGSCRPAVVITSSGTAVSNLLPAVVEANQDFVPLLLLTADRPAELQDAGANQSINQINHFGSFVRFFFSLPAPTDHIPARMVLTTVDSAVHWATSSPCGPVHINCPFREPLENSPSKWMLSCLKGLDFWMSSAEPFTKYIQIKHAHASNNTPAEFSEVLNVIQKVNKGLLLIGAIHTEDEIWAVLLLAKRLLWPVVADILSGLRLRKFLISFPEIKNNIVFVDHLDHALLSDFVRGWIRVDVILQIGSRITSKRVLKLLEECTPLSYIMVDKHPFRYDPSHIVTHRIHSNIVEFADYLLKLKFPNKSNEWSTCLHTLNMTVARELSFQIHAESSLTEPLVSRTISEALSTESALFIGNSMAIRDADMYGCGWSNCSRGIATTPLDLELPSHFILVAGNRGASGIDGLLSTAVGFAVGCNKRVLCVVGDISFLHDTNGLAILNQRTLRKPMTILVINNHGGAIFSLLPIADRVEPKILSKYFYTSHNVSISGLCMAHGVKHLEVQTKAELQDALFTSQREEMDSVIEVGGHIDNNAIFHSTLRKFALLAANDALSVLQRLSVKDSVSDDLFLCKVHRMEYSLFRIQLCSPPTKITANYEHNNFYREGFILSLYLDDGSVGYGEVAPLDFCKENLQGVEEQLRLILHVMKGAKISCFIPLLKGSFSSWIWTSLGILPSSLFPSVRCGLEMAILNAIAARQDSNLLSIFHSWKDERHKPKGLSKVKICALVDSKGTPTEVAASVASLVEEGFVAIKLKVARQRSPMHDAEVIQEVRKKVGQHIELRVDANRNWTFQEAIQFGSLVRDCNLQYIEEPVKDETDIIRFCEESGLPVALDETIDSIQENPLDMLAKYKHPGIVAIVIKPSVVGGFENAAMIAQWAQQHGKMAVVSATFESGLGLSAYIHFSCYLEQKNVEVCKIMNNKSVPSIAHGLGTYQWLKEDVATTPLKISQNAFTGFVEASVVDADQLLKSFQVNHHVVQRNFTGESVCRYQLPVESNGFTCLFKVQEIGQTSKENVLVFLHGFLGTGEDWISIMEAISGCSRCISIDLPGHGGTKIQNHSNNTMKESCMSVEVVADVICNLIHQITPGKVTIVGYSMGARIALYMALKFTDKVKGAVVISGSPGLKNEVARKVRKAKDDSRASFLVAYGLHLFVENWYAGPLWSSLRGHPKFKQIVASRLHHEDVQSLAKLLSDSSVGRQLPLWEDLKHTETPLLFIVGEKDSKFKAIAHEMCYTIDSSRKTSDASSSDVYELFEIPDSGHAPHLENPLPVVSALRRFNFKLEDGNTTNLSSQ, encoded by the exons ATGAAACCCGTGGGGTTTTTGGAATTGGGTCTGCTGTTCACTTTACACGgagttcttcttctatctcaggagagaagacaacgaccaaaag ATAAGCTAAAGAGTATATGCATAATTTTCCACAGATATCTCTCAAATGATTCAACCCTTGTAATGGCTTATGGTTTTACGGATGTTAATTTTGACAAAGAGTTGTCTTTCATGAAGCATGAAGAAGATTGTTATTACTTTTTCATTCCTCAG CTTGAGCTGAATGAGTATGAGGGCACTTCTATTTTAGCAGTAACACTTGCATGGTGTGACTCTTCTATTTGCACGTTTGCGGAAGCCATTGAATCTTATGAGTTATCTCTACATCAG GCCACTTGTCACATTTGTCCAACAGAGAAACGTTGCTCCAAAAGCATAATATCTACATTTAGAAAGCTCAATGTACTGGAGGATAGAACTCTTTTGATG GTTTACACGAACACTCTTTCGGCAGGAGGGAATTATGTTGTGAAAGACTTCATGGAACTG GTACAGAAAGAGATGTCATCTTCCAGGCAATTTTGCATTAGGCTTTCGCCAACTGTAGTCGTTTCCAGTAACATG TTGGATAATGACAGTGACAAATGCTACTCAGTGCAAGATTGTGCAAACATCAATGCTGTTTGGGCTTCAATTATAATTGAAGAATGTTTTCGAAATGGTTTGACG tATTTTTGTGTAGCTCCAGGATCAAGATCATCCCCCCTTGCTGTGGCTGCTTCAACTCATCCACTTATCACGTGTATTGCATGTTTCGATGAGCGCTCGCTTGCATTTCATGCTGTTGGATATGCAAGAGGATCTTGCAGACCGGCAGTAGTTATAACATCATCTGGCACTGCAGTTTCTAACCTTCTTCCTGCA GTTGTTGAGGCCAATCAGGATTTTGTACCTCTTCTGTTGCTCACAGCTGATCGTCCTGCTGAGCTGCAGGATGCTGGAGCAAACCAGTCAATTAATCAG ATCAACCATTTTGGTTCTTTTGTGAGGTTCTTCTTCAGTCTTCCTGCACCCACTGATCATATTCCTGCACGAATGGTTCTTACCACAGTTGACTCTGCTGTTCATTGGGCAACATCTTCACCTTGTGGTCCTGTTCATATCAACTGTCCTTTCAGGGAACCACTAGAAAATAGCCCTAGCAAATGGATGTTGAGCTGTTTAAAGGGATTAGACTTCTGGATGTCTAGTGCTGAGCCATTTACCAAGTATATCCAAATAAAACATGCTCACGCATCTAATAATACTCCTGCCGAATTCTCAGAGGTTCTAAATGTAATTCAAAAGGTTAATAAAGGACTTCTGCTTATTGGAGCAATCCATACAGAAGACGAGATATGGGCAGTTCTTCTCTTGGCTAAACGGCTTTTGTGGCCTGTCGTAGCTGATATCTTGTCAGGATTACGATTGAGAaagtttttgatttcttttccggaaattaaaaataatatagtctTTGTCGATCATCTGGACCATGCCCTGCTTTCAGATTTTGTCAGGGGTTGGATACGCGTTGATGTGATTCTTCAG ATTGGGAGTAGGATTACGAGCAAACGTGTTTTGAAGCTGCTAGAGGAATGCACTCCTCTCTCTTATATCATGGTTGACAAGCATCCATTCCGTTATGATCCTTCTCATATTGTAACGCATAGGATCCACAGCAACATTGTTGAATTTGCTGATTATTTACTTAAATTGAAATTTCCGAATAAGAGCAATGAATGGAGCACTTGTCTACACACATTAAATATGACG GTTGCAAGGGAGTTATCATTTCAAATTCATGCAGAATCCTCCTTGACCGAGCCTCTAGTTTCACGCACAATTTCAGAAGCACTTTCAACTGAGTCTGCTCTTTTCATAGGAAACAGTATGGCAATACGTGATGCAGACATGTATGGATGTGGTTGGTCAAATTGTAGTCGTGGTATTGCAACAACGCCTTTAGACTTGGAATTACCATCTCACTTTATATTGGTGGCTGGGAATAGGGGAGCTAGTGGTATTGATGGGTTGCTTAGCACAGCTGTTGGCTTTGCTGTAGGATGTAATAAAAGA GTGCTTTGTGTGGTTGGAGATATTTCATTTCTTCATGACACCAATGGCTTGGCAATTTTAAACCAAAG GACATTGCGAAAACCTATGACGATACTAGTGATTAATAATCACGGCGGTGCGATATTCAGTCTCCTTCCCATTGCGGATAGAGttgaaccaaaaatattgaGTAAATATTTCTACACCTCTCATAATGTTTCAATCAGTGGACTGTGCATGGCACATGG TGTTAAGCATTTAGAAGTACAGACAAAAGCAGAGCTTCAAGATGCATTATTTACATCTCAACGTGAAGAGATGGATTCTGTTATTGAAGTTGGAGGCCATATTGATAATAATGCTATCTTCCACAG TACTTTAAGAAAATTTGCACTCCTAGCAGCAAATGATGCTTTAAGTGTCCTTCAAAGGCTTTCTGTTAAAGACTCTGTATCAGATGATTTGTTTCTTTGCAAAGTCCATAGAATGGAGTACTCATTATTTAG GATACAGCTATGTTCTCCACCTACTAAGATTACTGCAAATTATGAGCACAACAACTTCTATAGAGAAGGGTTCATTTTGTCTTTGTATCTTGATGATGGAAGTGTTGGGTATGGTGAG GTTGCACCTCTAGATTTCTGTAAGGAAAACCTGCAAGGTGTGGAGGAGCAACTGAGACTTATTCTTCATGTGATGAAAGGAGCTAAAATTAGTTGCTTCATTCCTTTACTGAAGGGCTCATTTTCATCTTGGATATGGACTAGCCTGGGAATCCTG CCATCTTCACTCTTTCCAAGTGTCAGATGTGGTTTGGAAATGGCCATTCTCAATGCCATAGCAGCAAGACAAGATTCTAATCTTTTGAGCATATTCCATTCTTGGAAAGATGAAAGGCATAAACCTAAGGGATTGTCCAAAGTTAAGATTTGTGCCCTTGTTGATTCTAAGGGAACTCCCACTGAGGTAGCTGCTAGTGTTGCCTCACTTGTTGAAGAAGGATTTGTTGCAATAAAGCTAAAG GTAGCCCGTCAAAGGAGTCCCATGCATGATGCTGAAGTTATACAAGAAGTAAGAAAGAAGGTTGGACAACATATTGAACTTCGTGTAGATGCCAATCGAAACTGGACCTTTCAAGAAGCTATTCAATTTGGTTCGTTGGTTCGGGATTGTAATCTGCAATATATTGAG GAACCCGTTAAAGATGAAACTGATATTATCCGGTTCTGTGAAGAAAGTGGGCTACCTGTGGCATTGGATGAAACTATTGACAGTATTCAAGAAAATCCACTCGATATGCTTGCAAAATATAAACATCCAGGAATAGTAGCTATT GTTATTAAACCAAGTGTTGTTGGAGGCTTTGAAAATGCAGCAATGATTGCCCAATGGGCCCAGCAGCATGGGAAAATGGCTGTTGTCAGTGCTACATTTGAAAGTGGCCTGGGCTTGTCTGCATATATTCATTTCTCCTGTTATCTTGAGCAGAAGAATGTAGAGGTATgtaaaataatgaataataagtCAGTGCCATCTATTGCCCATGGTCTAGGAACATACCAATGGCTTAAAGAAGATGTGGCAACCACTCCTCTTAAGATCAGCCAGAATGCATTTACTGGCTTTGTAGAAGCATCTGTTGTCGATGCTGATCAGCTTCTGAAGTCATTTCAAGTCAACCACCATGTTGTTCAAAGAAACTTTACTGGAGAGAGTGTTTGTAGATACCAATTGCCTGTGGAGTCTAACGGTTTCACTTGTCTCTTCAAAGTTCAGGAGATTGGTCAAACATCTAAG GAGAATGTACTTGTGTTTCTTCATGGATTTCTTGGAACTGGAGAAGACTGGATTTCTATCATGGAGGCCATTTCAGGTTGTTCTAGGTGCATTTCAATTGACCTTCCTGGTCATGGAGGAACAAAGATACAAAACCATAGCAACAACACCATGAAGGAATCATGTATGTCAGTTGAAGTAGTTGCAGAcgtaatttgtaatttgattcATCAAATTACTCCTGGGAAAGTTACCATTGTGGGATATTCGATGGGTGCAAGAATTGCTTTATATATGGCTCTTAAGTTTACTGACAAG GTCAAAGGAGCTGTTGTAATATCTGGAAGCCCTGGCTTGAAAAATGAAGTTGCCAGAAAAGTTCGTAAAGCCAAAGATGACTCTAGAGCTAGTTTCCTAGTTGCATATGGTTTGCATCTCTTTGTAGAAAACTGGTATGCAGGACCTCTGTGGAGCAG CCTAAGAGGCCATCCCAAATTTAAGCAAATAGTTGCCAGCCGCCTGCATCATGAAGATGTGCAGTCTCTCGCGAAACTTCTGTCTGATTCAAGTGTTGGGAGACAACT ACCATTGTGGGAGGACTTGAAGCATACCGAAACTCCTCTTTTGTTCATTGTTGGGGAGAAGGATAGTAAATTTAAAGCAATTGCTCATGAAATGTGTTACACAATTGATAGCAGTAGGAAGACCAGTGATGCCTCATCTAGTGATGTTTATGAATTATTCGAGATACCCGATTCGGGGCATGCACCGCATCTAGAAAACCCTCTTCCTGTTGTTAGTGCATTGAGACGATTCAATTTCAAACTAGAGGATGGAAACACTACGAACTTGTCAAGCCAATAA
- the LOC107429107 gene encoding protein PHYLLO, chloroplastic isoform X6, translating into MELVQKEMSSSRQFCIRLSPTVVVSSNMLDNDSDKCYSVQDCANINAVWASIIIEECFRNGLTYFCVAPGSRSSPLAVAASTHPLITCIACFDERSLAFHAVGYARGSCRPAVVITSSGTAVSNLLPAVVEANQDFVPLLLLTADRPAELQDAGANQSINQINHFGSFVRFFFSLPAPTDHIPARMVLTTVDSAVHWATSSPCGPVHINCPFREPLENSPSKWMLSCLKGLDFWMSSAEPFTKYIQIKHAHASNNTPAEFSEVLNVIQKVNKGLLLIGAIHTEDEIWAVLLLAKRLLWPVVADILSGLRLRKFLISFPEIKNNIVFVDHLDHALLSDFVRGWIRVDVILQIGSRITSKRVLKLLEECTPLSYIMVDKHPFRYDPSHIVTHRIHSNIVEFADYLLKLKFPNKSNEWSTCLHTLNMTVARELSFQIHAESSLTEPLVSRTISEALSTESALFIGNSMAIRDADMYGCGWSNCSRGIATTPLDLELPSHFILVAGNRGASGIDGLLSTAVGFAVGCNKRVLCVVGDISFLHDTNGLAILNQRTLRKPMTILVINNHGGAIFSLLPIADRVEPKILSKYFYTSHNVSISGLCMAHGVKHLEVQTKAELQDALFTSQREEMDSVIEVGGHIDNNAIFHSTLRKFALLAANDALSVLQRLSVKDSVSDDLFLCKVHRMEYSLFRIQLCSPPTKITANYEHNNFYREGFILSLYLDDGSVGYGEVAPLDFCKENLQGVEEQLRLILHVMKGAKISCFIPLLKGSFSSWIWTSLGILPSSLFPSVRCGLEMAILNAIAARQDSNLLSIFHSWKDERHKPKGLSKVKICALVDSKGTPTEVAASVASLVEEGFVAIKLKVARQRSPMHDAEVIQEVRKKVGQHIELRVDANRNWTFQEAIQFGSLVRDCNLQYIEEPVKDETDIIRFCEESGLPVALDETIDSIQENPLDMLAKYKHPGIVAIVIKPSVVGGFENAAMIAQWAQQHGKMAVVSATFESGLGLSAYIHFSCYLEQKNVEVCKIMNNKSVPSIAHGLGTYQWLKEDVATTPLKISQNAFTGFVEASVVDADQLLKSFQVNHHVVQRNFTGESVCRYQLPVESNGFTCLFKVQEIGQTSKENVLVFLHGFLGTGEDWISIMEAISGCSRCISIDLPGHGGTKIQNHSNNTMKESCMSVEVVADVICNLIHQITPGKVTIVGYSMGARIALYMALKFTDKVKGAVVISGSPGLKNEVARKVRKAKDDSRASFLVAYGLHLFVENWYAGPLWSSLRGHPKFKQIVASRLHHEDVQSLAKLLSDSSVGRQLPLWEDLKHTETPLLFIVGEKDSKFKAIAHEMCYTIDSSRKTSDASSSDVYELFEIPDSGHAPHLENPLPVVSALRRFNFKLEDGNTTNLSSQ; encoded by the exons ATGGAACTG GTACAGAAAGAGATGTCATCTTCCAGGCAATTTTGCATTAGGCTTTCGCCAACTGTAGTCGTTTCCAGTAACATG TTGGATAATGACAGTGACAAATGCTACTCAGTGCAAGATTGTGCAAACATCAATGCTGTTTGGGCTTCAATTATAATTGAAGAATGTTTTCGAAATGGTTTGACG tATTTTTGTGTAGCTCCAGGATCAAGATCATCCCCCCTTGCTGTGGCTGCTTCAACTCATCCACTTATCACGTGTATTGCATGTTTCGATGAGCGCTCGCTTGCATTTCATGCTGTTGGATATGCAAGAGGATCTTGCAGACCGGCAGTAGTTATAACATCATCTGGCACTGCAGTTTCTAACCTTCTTCCTGCA GTTGTTGAGGCCAATCAGGATTTTGTACCTCTTCTGTTGCTCACAGCTGATCGTCCTGCTGAGCTGCAGGATGCTGGAGCAAACCAGTCAATTAATCAG ATCAACCATTTTGGTTCTTTTGTGAGGTTCTTCTTCAGTCTTCCTGCACCCACTGATCATATTCCTGCACGAATGGTTCTTACCACAGTTGACTCTGCTGTTCATTGGGCAACATCTTCACCTTGTGGTCCTGTTCATATCAACTGTCCTTTCAGGGAACCACTAGAAAATAGCCCTAGCAAATGGATGTTGAGCTGTTTAAAGGGATTAGACTTCTGGATGTCTAGTGCTGAGCCATTTACCAAGTATATCCAAATAAAACATGCTCACGCATCTAATAATACTCCTGCCGAATTCTCAGAGGTTCTAAATGTAATTCAAAAGGTTAATAAAGGACTTCTGCTTATTGGAGCAATCCATACAGAAGACGAGATATGGGCAGTTCTTCTCTTGGCTAAACGGCTTTTGTGGCCTGTCGTAGCTGATATCTTGTCAGGATTACGATTGAGAaagtttttgatttcttttccggaaattaaaaataatatagtctTTGTCGATCATCTGGACCATGCCCTGCTTTCAGATTTTGTCAGGGGTTGGATACGCGTTGATGTGATTCTTCAG ATTGGGAGTAGGATTACGAGCAAACGTGTTTTGAAGCTGCTAGAGGAATGCACTCCTCTCTCTTATATCATGGTTGACAAGCATCCATTCCGTTATGATCCTTCTCATATTGTAACGCATAGGATCCACAGCAACATTGTTGAATTTGCTGATTATTTACTTAAATTGAAATTTCCGAATAAGAGCAATGAATGGAGCACTTGTCTACACACATTAAATATGACG GTTGCAAGGGAGTTATCATTTCAAATTCATGCAGAATCCTCCTTGACCGAGCCTCTAGTTTCACGCACAATTTCAGAAGCACTTTCAACTGAGTCTGCTCTTTTCATAGGAAACAGTATGGCAATACGTGATGCAGACATGTATGGATGTGGTTGGTCAAATTGTAGTCGTGGTATTGCAACAACGCCTTTAGACTTGGAATTACCATCTCACTTTATATTGGTGGCTGGGAATAGGGGAGCTAGTGGTATTGATGGGTTGCTTAGCACAGCTGTTGGCTTTGCTGTAGGATGTAATAAAAGA GTGCTTTGTGTGGTTGGAGATATTTCATTTCTTCATGACACCAATGGCTTGGCAATTTTAAACCAAAG GACATTGCGAAAACCTATGACGATACTAGTGATTAATAATCACGGCGGTGCGATATTCAGTCTCCTTCCCATTGCGGATAGAGttgaaccaaaaatattgaGTAAATATTTCTACACCTCTCATAATGTTTCAATCAGTGGACTGTGCATGGCACATGG TGTTAAGCATTTAGAAGTACAGACAAAAGCAGAGCTTCAAGATGCATTATTTACATCTCAACGTGAAGAGATGGATTCTGTTATTGAAGTTGGAGGCCATATTGATAATAATGCTATCTTCCACAG TACTTTAAGAAAATTTGCACTCCTAGCAGCAAATGATGCTTTAAGTGTCCTTCAAAGGCTTTCTGTTAAAGACTCTGTATCAGATGATTTGTTTCTTTGCAAAGTCCATAGAATGGAGTACTCATTATTTAG GATACAGCTATGTTCTCCACCTACTAAGATTACTGCAAATTATGAGCACAACAACTTCTATAGAGAAGGGTTCATTTTGTCTTTGTATCTTGATGATGGAAGTGTTGGGTATGGTGAG GTTGCACCTCTAGATTTCTGTAAGGAAAACCTGCAAGGTGTGGAGGAGCAACTGAGACTTATTCTTCATGTGATGAAAGGAGCTAAAATTAGTTGCTTCATTCCTTTACTGAAGGGCTCATTTTCATCTTGGATATGGACTAGCCTGGGAATCCTG CCATCTTCACTCTTTCCAAGTGTCAGATGTGGTTTGGAAATGGCCATTCTCAATGCCATAGCAGCAAGACAAGATTCTAATCTTTTGAGCATATTCCATTCTTGGAAAGATGAAAGGCATAAACCTAAGGGATTGTCCAAAGTTAAGATTTGTGCCCTTGTTGATTCTAAGGGAACTCCCACTGAGGTAGCTGCTAGTGTTGCCTCACTTGTTGAAGAAGGATTTGTTGCAATAAAGCTAAAG GTAGCCCGTCAAAGGAGTCCCATGCATGATGCTGAAGTTATACAAGAAGTAAGAAAGAAGGTTGGACAACATATTGAACTTCGTGTAGATGCCAATCGAAACTGGACCTTTCAAGAAGCTATTCAATTTGGTTCGTTGGTTCGGGATTGTAATCTGCAATATATTGAG GAACCCGTTAAAGATGAAACTGATATTATCCGGTTCTGTGAAGAAAGTGGGCTACCTGTGGCATTGGATGAAACTATTGACAGTATTCAAGAAAATCCACTCGATATGCTTGCAAAATATAAACATCCAGGAATAGTAGCTATT GTTATTAAACCAAGTGTTGTTGGAGGCTTTGAAAATGCAGCAATGATTGCCCAATGGGCCCAGCAGCATGGGAAAATGGCTGTTGTCAGTGCTACATTTGAAAGTGGCCTGGGCTTGTCTGCATATATTCATTTCTCCTGTTATCTTGAGCAGAAGAATGTAGAGGTATgtaaaataatgaataataagtCAGTGCCATCTATTGCCCATGGTCTAGGAACATACCAATGGCTTAAAGAAGATGTGGCAACCACTCCTCTTAAGATCAGCCAGAATGCATTTACTGGCTTTGTAGAAGCATCTGTTGTCGATGCTGATCAGCTTCTGAAGTCATTTCAAGTCAACCACCATGTTGTTCAAAGAAACTTTACTGGAGAGAGTGTTTGTAGATACCAATTGCCTGTGGAGTCTAACGGTTTCACTTGTCTCTTCAAAGTTCAGGAGATTGGTCAAACATCTAAG GAGAATGTACTTGTGTTTCTTCATGGATTTCTTGGAACTGGAGAAGACTGGATTTCTATCATGGAGGCCATTTCAGGTTGTTCTAGGTGCATTTCAATTGACCTTCCTGGTCATGGAGGAACAAAGATACAAAACCATAGCAACAACACCATGAAGGAATCATGTATGTCAGTTGAAGTAGTTGCAGAcgtaatttgtaatttgattcATCAAATTACTCCTGGGAAAGTTACCATTGTGGGATATTCGATGGGTGCAAGAATTGCTTTATATATGGCTCTTAAGTTTACTGACAAG GTCAAAGGAGCTGTTGTAATATCTGGAAGCCCTGGCTTGAAAAATGAAGTTGCCAGAAAAGTTCGTAAAGCCAAAGATGACTCTAGAGCTAGTTTCCTAGTTGCATATGGTTTGCATCTCTTTGTAGAAAACTGGTATGCAGGACCTCTGTGGAGCAG CCTAAGAGGCCATCCCAAATTTAAGCAAATAGTTGCCAGCCGCCTGCATCATGAAGATGTGCAGTCTCTCGCGAAACTTCTGTCTGATTCAAGTGTTGGGAGACAACT ACCATTGTGGGAGGACTTGAAGCATACCGAAACTCCTCTTTTGTTCATTGTTGGGGAGAAGGATAGTAAATTTAAAGCAATTGCTCATGAAATGTGTTACACAATTGATAGCAGTAGGAAGACCAGTGATGCCTCATCTAGTGATGTTTATGAATTATTCGAGATACCCGATTCGGGGCATGCACCGCATCTAGAAAACCCTCTTCCTGTTGTTAGTGCATTGAGACGATTCAATTTCAAACTAGAGGATGGAAACACTACGAACTTGTCAAGCCAATAA